In Helianthus annuus cultivar XRQ/B chromosome 3, HanXRQr2.0-SUNRISE, whole genome shotgun sequence, a single window of DNA contains:
- the LOC110931966 gene encoding uncharacterized protein LOC110931966, producing the protein MGKKIVAECNDLFESFAHSDIDHRAIDRTSIPVSSTSSAGRGVHQISLDTLMVTAMENLERRLTNRMNDLEKRVDRCEVCRGGHDTIDCPTLTVEQVEFIANRGPTNPFNNSNLGSNWRSNTFHLPVIPPISNQVQIKTGGQGYYSSGGSNQQVQFGSSGDQFNSGGSNSQGSNNQDLGSGLDEIKAMLSQILVENQASERTLEATQRTLEDHAVFLKNNHSNFLDLQRKVSDIDRQLQERCSGQFSGNSQPNTVNHHVKAISTRSGLELRKVGPPPVRVEEEEPMDDEIELEAPPLEKSVRSPVKIVRPSPEIDHARAPYPERLKNQKFLDMFKQFQINLPLIEALKHIPKYDKFLKEILKGKDKLEEISNVSLNVECSVVVMNSLPEKLTDPGIFMIPCLFGGDVQNHTLADLGASINLMPYSFYEKLGLGDLKSTRMTLSLADKTVKYPRGIVENLLVKVDKFVFPMDFVVLDMEADENILLILERPFLNTSKALIDVYLGTITLRAGEESVVFKVTKSRGSNDRVEAVVSVGKSGKDMRSEKEVVNGPSLEEAIGPKCGDPPDRRVEDLEKRVKR; encoded by the coding sequence ATGGGTAAGAAAATAGTGGCCGAATGCAATGACCTATTCGAGAGTTTCGCCCATTCCGACATTGACCATCGCGCCATCGATAGGACTTCTATTCCTGTTTCTAGTACTTCCTCGGCCGGTCGAGGAGTACACCAAATTAGCTTGGATACATTGATGGTTACGGCGATGGAAAACCTTGAGAGAAGGCTAACCAATAGGATGAACGATTTAGAGAAGAGGGTCGATAGGTGTGAGGTGTGTAGAGGGGGTCACGATACCATAGATTGCCCTACACTCACGGTTGAGCAGGTAGAGTTCATAGCCAATAGAGGTCCAACAAACCCTTTTAACAATTCAAATTTAGGGTCCAATTGGCGTAGTAACACCTTCCATCTTCCGGTAATCCCCCCGATTTCCAATCAGGTTCAAATCAAAACAGGGGGGCAGGGTTATTATTCTAGTGGGGGTTCGAATCAACAGGTTCAGTTTGGTAGTTCAGGAGATCAGTTCAATAGTGGGGGGTCAAACAGTCAAGGTTCAAACAACCAAGACTTGGGTAGTGGTCTAGATGAGATTAAAGCTATGTTATCCCAAATACTAGTTGAGAATCAAGCAAGTGAAAGGACCTTAGAGGCCACTCAAAGAACCCTAGAGGACCATGCCGTATTTTTAAAGAACAATCACTCCAACTTTTTGGACCTTCAAAGGAAAGTCAGTGACATAGATCGTCAATTGCAAGAAAGGTGTTCCGGTCAGTTCTCGGGTAACTCCCAACCCAACACAGTCAATCATCATGTTAAAGCTATATCTACTAGGTCGGGTCTAGAGTTAAGAAAGGTTGGTCCACCACCGGTTCGAGTAGAGGAAGAGGAGCCGATGGATGACGAGATAGAGCTAGAGGCACCTCCACTAGAAAAGAGTGTTAGGAGTCCGGTTAAGATAGTTAGACCGAGTCCTGAGATTGATcatgctcgtgctccttatcctGAACGTTTAAAGAACCAAAAATTCCTAGACATGTTCAAACAATTTCAGATCAATCTACCGTTAATCGAAGCCCTCAAGCATATACCGAAATATGATAAGTTCTTAAAAGAAATCCTAAAAGGGAAAGATAAGTTAGAGGAAATTTCGAATGTTTCCTTGAATGTCGAATGCTCTGTCGTGGTCATGAACAGCCTACCGGAGAAACTAACAGATCCGGGTATCTTCATGATCCCGTGTTTGTTTGGTGGTGATGTTCAGAACCACACATTGGCCGACCTTGGTGCTAGTATTAATTTGATGCCATATTCATTTTATGAAAAACTAGGCCTTGGTGATCTAAAATCCACTCGTATGACCCTATCTTTAGCGGACAAAACGGTTAAGTATCCCCGGGGAATTGTAGAGAATTTGTTAGTAAAGGTCGATAAGTTTGTCTTCCCAATGGACTTCGTAGTACTAGACATGGAAGCCGATGAAAACATACTGTTGATTTTAGAACGTCCATTCTTGAACACATCCAAAGCTCTAATAGATGTCTACTTAGGCACTATCACACTTCGAGCGGGGGAGGAGTCGGTAGTTTTTAAGGTTACCAAATCGAGAGGGTCGAATGATAGAGTGGAGGCAGTGGTGTCAGTAGGGAAGAGTGGGAAAGATATGAGAAGTGAGAAAGAGGTGGTAAATGGTCCTAGTCTAGAGGAAGCGATAGGACCTAAGTGTGGGGATCCACCTGATAGGAGAGTTGAGGATTTAGAAAAGAGGGTAAAAAGGTGA